The Humulus lupulus chromosome 4, drHumLupu1.1, whole genome shotgun sequence genome has a window encoding:
- the LOC133832587 gene encoding secreted RxLR effector protein 161-like, whose amino-acid sequence MYAMLRTRHEIFYAVGIVSGYRSNQGFDHSILVKHIMKYLRITRDYMLVYYGENLIPISYIDSDFQSDKDSRKSTSGSDFTLRGGAIIWRSIKQACIGDSTMEAEYVVESEATKEVVWLRKFLGDLEIVPNMNKPNLLYCDTSGAVANSRKEEKP is encoded by the coding sequence atgtatgcaatgttacgAACCAGACATGAAATTTTCTACGCTGTGGGTATAGTCAGTGGGTATCGGTCAAATCAAGGATTCGATCACTCAATATTAGTCAAACACATTATGAAGTATCTTAGGATAACGAgggactatatgctagtatattacGGAGAGAATTTGATTCCAATCAGTTATATAGATTCTGACTTCCAGTCCGACAAAGATTCTAGGAAATCTACGTCTGGATCTGATTTCACACTTCGGGGTGGAGCAATTATATGGAGGAGTATAAAGCAAGCTTGCATTGgtgactccaccatggaagcagaATATGTTGTTGAAAGCGAAGCAACAAAGGAGGTTGTGTGGCTTAGGAAATTTTTGGGTGATCTAGAAATTGTTCCAAACATGAATAAACCAAATTTACTCTACTGTGACACCAGCGGAGCAGTTGCCAACTCAAGAAAAGAAGAGAAGCCATAA